The genomic stretch AATTGAGTATTTTCAAGTTTTCTATTAAAGAAATTACTCTTTGAGGCTAAATGAAGTTCCAAATCAACACTAAAGTCGCCACTGGGATAATCAGTGCTCATCGGCACTCCTAAATATCCAGCCATAATAAAGTCATATTGTTTGGCGTCATAAAACTTCTTATAAAATATTTTGACGATGTCGCCTTCTTTGATTGATTCTGTAAAGTCTAAAGGTAAGTTCCAAAGAGTTAATTTGGCTTGTTTTGAGGCCACATATTTATAGCTTGAATACAAATCTGATATCGATATGTCTACATGTATTCCATTATGAGTTTCAATAACAATTTTTGGATTGTCTTCTGGAATAGAATCACCAGTTGTAGAATTGTCAAGAATAT from Borrelia hispanica CRI encodes the following:
- a CDS encoding DUF693 family protein is translated as MIKYDFKIEFYNSHILDNSTTGDSIPEDNPKIVIETHNGIHVDISISDLYSSYKYVASKQAKLTLWNLPLDFTESIKEGDIVKIFYKKFYDAKQYDFIMAGYLGVPMSTDYPSGDFSVDLELHLASKSNFFNRKLENTQ